In a single window of the Globicephala melas chromosome 10, mGloMel1.2, whole genome shotgun sequence genome:
- the FIGNL2 gene encoding fidgetin-like protein 2, translated as MHWTPEHAQPLNQWPEQHLDVSSTTPSPAHKLELPPGGRQRCHYAWAHDDISALTASNLLKRYAEKYSGVLDSPYERPTLGGYGDAAFLNGAKGDPEPWPGPETPYPLASLHEGLPGTKSGTGGGSGGLGGSPVLAGNLPEPLYAGNACGGPSAAPEYAAGYGGGYLAPGYCTQTGAALPPPPPAALLQPPPPPGYGPSGPLYNYPAGGYAAQPGYGTLPPPPAPPPAPYLTSGLAAPTPLPTPAPSRPPPSSYGFQGASEAGVSLKRKAADEGAEGRYRKYAFEPAKAPAADGASYPAADNGECRGNGFRAKPPGAAEEASGKYGGGVPLKVLGSPVYGPQLEPFEKFPERSPAPAPRGGFAVPSGEPPKGVDPGALELVTSKMVDCGPPVQWADVAGQGALKAALEEELVWPLLRPPAYPGSPRPPRTVLLFGPRGAGKALLGRCLATQLGATLLRLRGATLAAPGSAEGTRLLQAAFAAARCRPPAVLLISELDALLSAREDGTSAAGALQAPLLACLDGGCGAGADGVLVVGTTSRPAALDEATRRRFALRFYVTLPDGPARGQILQRALAQQGCALSERELAALVQGTQGFSGGELGQLCQQAAAGAGLPGLQRPLSYKDLEAALAKVGPRASPKELDSFVEWDKMYGFGH; from the coding sequence ATGCACTGGACACCGGAACACGCCCAGCCCCTCAACCAGTGGCCAGAGCAGCACCTGGACGTCTCCTCCACCACCCCGTCGCCGGCCCACAAGTTGGAGTTGCCCCCCGGGGGTCGCCAGCGCTGCCACTATGCTTGGGCACACGACGACATCTCTGCCCTCACTGCCTCCAACCTCCTCAAGCGCTACGCAGAGAAGTACTCGGGGGTCCTGGACTCGCCTTACGAGCGCCCCACCCTGGGCGGCTACGGCGACGCCGCCTTCCTCAACGGCGCCAAGGGGGACCCCGAGCCCTGGCCGGGGCCGGAGACCCCCTACCCCTTGGCCTCGCTCCACGAGGGCCTCCCGGGAACCAAGTCGGGCACTGGGGGCGGCTCCGGGGGCCTCGGGGGTTCCCCGGTTTTAGCCGGTAACCTACCTGAACCCCTCTACGCCGGCAACGCGTGCGGGGGCCCGTCGGCAGCGCCCGAGTACGCGGCGGGCTACGGCGGGGGGTACCTGGCGCCCGGTTACTGTACGCAGACCGGCGCCGCGCTGCCCCCGCCTCCCCCGGCCGCGCTCCtgcagcccccgcccccgccgggctATGGCCCCTCTGGGCCTCTGTACAACTACCCAGCGGGAGGCTACGCCGCGCAGCCGGGCTATGGGACcctcccgccgccgcccgccccgcccccggccccctaCCTAACCTCGGGCTTGGCGGCGCCCACGCCCCTGCCCACACCCGCCCCGTCCCGCCCACCGCCCTCCTCCTACGGCTTCCAGGGGGCCTCGGAGGCCGGAGTGTCGCTGAAGCGCAAGGCGGCCGACGAAGGCGCCGAGGGCCGCTACCGCAAGTACGCCTTCGAGCCCGCCAAGGCCCCGGCGGCCGACGGCGCCTCCTACCCCGCCGCGGACAACGGCGAGTGTCGGGGCAACGGGTTCCGGGCGAAGCCGCCGGGAGCGGCGGAGGAGGCATCAGGCAAGTACGGTGGCGGCGTTCCCCTCAAGGTCCTGGGCTCCCCCGTCTACGGCCCGCAACTCGAGCCCTTTGAGAAGTTTCCGGAGCGATCCCCGGCGCCGGCTCCCCGCGGGGGCTTCGCGGTGCCGTCCGGGGAGCCTCCCAAAGGTGTGGACCCGGGGGCCCTGGAGCTGGTGACCAGCAAGATGGTGGACTGCGGGCCGCCGGTGCAGTGGGCGGACGTAGCGGGCCAGGGCGCGCTCAAGGCGGCGCTGGAGGAGGAGCTGGTGTGGCCCCTGCTGAGGCCGCCCGCCTACCCCGGCAGCCCGCGCCCGCCGCGGACCGTGCTGCTCTTTGGGCCGCGGGGCGCCGGCAAAGCGCTGCTGGGCCGCTGCCTCGCCACGCAGCTGGGCGCCACGCTGCTGCGCCTGCGCGGAGCCACGCTGGCCGCGCCGGGCTCCGCCGAGGGCACGCGCCTCCTCCAGGCCGCCTTCGCGGCTGCGCGCTGCCGCCCGCCCGCGGTGCTCCTTATCAGCGAGCTGGACGCGCTGCTGTCAGCTCGGGAGGACGGCACGAGCGCCGCAGGCGCGCTGCAGGCGCCGCTCCTGGCCTGTCTGGACGGCGGCTGCGGCGCGGGAGCCGACGGCGTGCTGGTCGTGGGCACCACCTCGCGGCCCGCGGCCCTGGACGAGGCGACTCGCCGGCGCTTCGCTCTCCGCTTCTACGTGACGCTGCCCGACGGCCCGGCCCGCGGGCAGATCCTGCAGCGGGCGCTGGCCCAGCAGGGCTGCGCGCTGAGCGAGCGGGAGCTGGCGGCCCTGGTGCAGGGCACCCAGGGCTTCTCCGGGGGCGAGTTGGGGCAGCTGTGCCAGCAGGCGGCGGCCGGGGCGGGCCTCCCGGGGCTGCAGCGCCCCCTCTCCTACAAGGACTTGGAGGCGGCGCTGGCCAAGGTGGGCCCTAGGGCCTCGCCCAAGGAGCTGGACTCGTTCGTGGAGTGGGACAAAATGTACGGCTTCGGACACTGA